Proteins from a genomic interval of Zingiber officinale cultivar Zhangliang chromosome 1B, Zo_v1.1, whole genome shotgun sequence:
- the LOC122043411 gene encoding subtilisin-like protease SBT4.3 produces MPQVYIVYMGAQHVSQYPTYELHLNLLKEILVNCSPSESLVYSYQQSFSGFAAKLSIDEADKLNERDGIVSVFRSKTLKLRTTRSWDFLNFPQSVNRNPPLESDVIVGMLDSGIWPKSKSFNDKGLGPPPKKWKGTCVNMTCNNKIIGARYYNSFGDYTSNEPSPRDFKGHGTHTASTAVGRSVSHASLYGLAKGTARGVVPSARLAVYKVCWAFGCTDQDILAAFDDAISDGVDIISLSIGGSNSLDYFQDSIAIGSFHAMANGILTSAAAGNNGPKHGTVCNVAPWMVSTAASSIDRHIIDKVVTGDHISTLGASVNTFATTNRFHPLIYLPGNAITSPGDCRMPDKNVVKGKILLCNLLSYETFNKGIQGLISIDDSSLNISFLFPIPFIVISSLDGLNLLNYINNTNSISRNPVANIQKSEAVFDSEAPLVASFSSRGPNLITPDILKPDISAPGIDILAAWSRLASVSNLPIDTRVVNYNIISGTSMACPHVTGVAAYVKSFHQNWSPAAIMSALMTTAKPMYPSAGQDQLSYGAGQLNPAKAVDPGLVYDAGANDYVQMLCDSGYNETMIRIVTGDSSSCSSSTSTGTARDLNYPSMALHVQSDKAFAAKFLRTVTNVGSARRGKYKAEVRADRRLNVVVNPSKLRFSELNEKRQFTVSVSGGPLPGNSTAPATVIWSDGKHLVRSVMVVYTDFSS; encoded by the exons ATGCCGCAGGTTTATATTGTGTATATGGGAGCTCAACACGTATCCCAGTATCCAACTTACGAACTCCATCTTAATTTGCTCAAAGAAATTCTCGTGAACTG TTCACCTAGTGAGTCTTTGGTGTATAGCTACCAACAGAGTTTCAGCGGATTTGCTGCCAAACTTTCGATTGATGAGGCCGACAAGTTGAACG aAAGGGATGGAATAGTTTCGGTGTTTCGTAGTAAAACCCTGAAGCTTCGCACAACGAGATCATGGGATTTCCTCAACTTCCCACAGAGTGTTAACAGAAATCCTCCATTGGAAAGTGACGTCATCGTCGGAATGCTCGATTCTGGAATATGGCCGAAATCCAAGTCCTTCAATGATAAGGGATTGGGACCTCCGCCGAAGAAATGGAAGGGTACTTGCGTAAACATGACATGCAACAA TAAAATCATCGGGGCACGCTACTACAATAGCTTCGGCGATTACACGTCGAACGAACCATCGCCGCGCGACTTCAAAGGTCACGGGACGCACACAGCTTCCACCGCCGTCGGCCGGAGCGTCTCCCACGCTAGCCTCTACGGCCTCGCTAAGGGCACTGCCCGAGGGGTCGTGCCTTCAGCGAGGCTAGCGGTGTACAAGGTGTGCTGGGCGTTCGGGTGCACCGATCAAGACATCTTGGCAGCGTTTGACGATGCAATCTCCGACGGTGTCGACATCATCTCTCTGTCAATCGGCGGCTCTAATTCTCTGGATTATTTCCAGGACTCGATAGCTATCGGCTCCTTCCATGCTATGGCGAATGGAATTTTGACATCGGCCGCCGCTGGGAACAACGGGCCGAAACATGGCACGGTCTGCAACGTGGCACCGTGGATGGTGTCGACGGCGGCAAGCAGCATCGATAGGCACATCATTGACAAGGTGGTCACCGGTGATCACATTTCCACTTTG GGAGCTTCTGTCAATACGTTTGCGACAACAAATAGGTTTCACCCGTTGATCTACTTACCGGGAAATGCAATTACTTCTCCAGG GGATTGTCGTATGCCAGATAAAAACGTGGTGAAAGGAAAGATTCTTCTCTGCAACTTACTCTCTTACGAAACTTTTAATAAGGGCATTCAAGGACTGATATCTATAGATGACTCTTCACTTAATATTTCCTTCTTATTCCCAATTCCATTCATTGTAATCAGCTCATTGGATGGCCTCAACCTTTTGAACTACATAAACAACACAAA TTCAATATCGAG AAATCCTGTGGCTAACATCCAAAAAAGTGAAGCAGTTTTCGACTCCGAGGCTCCCTTGGTCGCTTCCTTCTCATCGAGAGGCCCCAATTTAATCACCCCTGACATCTTGAAG CCTGATATAAGTGCTCCAGGAATTGACATTTTGGCCGCCTGGTCACGGCTTGCATCGGTGTCAAACCTCCCCATCGACACAAGGGTCGTCAACTACAACATAATCTCGGGCACTTCCATGGCTTGCCCGCATGTAACCGGTGTCGCCGCCTACGTCAAGTCTTTCCACCAAAACTGGTCGCCGGCAGCCATCATGTCTGCGCTCATGACGACAG CCAAACCGATGTATCCTTCCGCCGGCCAAGACCAATTATCGTATGGAGCCGGCCAACTGAACCCGGCGAAGGCCGTCGACCCAGGTCTTGTCTACGACGCCGGTGCCAATGACTACGTGCAAATGCTCTGCGACTCGGGCTACAACGAAACCATGATCAGGATCGTCACCGGCGACTCCAGTTCCTGCTCTTCCAGTACCAGTACTGGAACGGCGAGGGATCTCAATTACCCATCCATGGCCTTACATGTTCAGTCCGACAAAGCCTTCGCTGCCAAGTTCTTGAGAACAGTGACCAACGTCGGCAGCGCCCGACGCGGCAAGTACAAGGCCGAGGTCCGGGCTGATCGCAGACTTAATGTGGTGGTGAATCCTAGTAAGTTGAGGTTTTCGGAGTTGAATGAGAAGAGACAGTTCACTGTGTCGGTTTCTGGCGGGCCATTGCCAGGGAACTCGACGGCGCCGGCGACGGTCATTTGGTCGGACGGGAAGCATCTGGTGAGGAGTGTGATGGTTGTCTACACCGATTTCTCATCTTGA